A window of Pseudomonadota bacterium contains these coding sequences:
- the katG gene encoding catalase/peroxidase HPI, with protein sequence MSNASGCPVMGAKKTREQKHRFTRDWWPNMLHIELLHQHAPKSNPLGESFSYAQAFQSLDLDAVKKDIVALMTDSQDWWPADYGHYGPLFIRMAWHSAGTYRTGDGRGGSGAGAQRFAPLNSWPDNANLDKARMLLWPVKQKYGRSLSWADLMVLAGNCALESMGLKTFGFAGGREDVFEPEEDIYWGTEDTWLGDTRYTDDRQLENPLAAVQMGLIYVNPEGPNGKPDPVASGRDIRETFGRMAMDDEETVALVAGGHTFGKCHGAAEASHVGREPEGASIVDQGLGWNSTFETGHGVNAITSGIEGPWTPNPTQWDNGYFDVLFGYEWELTTSPAGAHQWQAKGLKPEDHAPQVDSSGARVKLMMTTADMAMRMDPIYEPIARRFHKDPAAFADAFARAWFKLTHRDMGPRIRYLGREVPKEVLIWQDPIPAVNHTLVDDTDIATLKQTVMASGLSVAELVSTAWASASTYRGTDMRGGANGARIRLAPQKDWEANQPQQLAKVLRTLEGIQTDFNSKQSGDKKISLADLIVLAGGAAVEQAAKDGGHALTVPFRPGRMDASAAQTDAASFDVLEPVADGFRNYLKGHYRLTAEELLLDKAQLLTLSAPEMTVLLGGMRVLGTNAAGSRHGVFTDRIGSLTNDFFANLLNMSTQWKATSAAEESFEGHDRKTGKLKWTATRVDLIFGSNSQLRALAEVYAAADAKEKFARDFIAAWVKVMELDRFDLDPRYGAKPLKV encoded by the coding sequence ATGAGCAATGCAAGCGGCTGCCCCGTGATGGGCGCGAAAAAAACACGCGAACAGAAACACCGGTTTACGCGCGACTGGTGGCCCAACATGCTGCATATCGAGCTGCTGCACCAGCATGCGCCCAAATCAAACCCGCTGGGGGAATCTTTCAGCTATGCGCAGGCGTTCCAGTCACTCGATCTGGATGCAGTGAAGAAGGATATTGTTGCGCTGATGACCGATTCGCAAGACTGGTGGCCCGCCGATTACGGCCATTACGGCCCCCTCTTCATCCGCATGGCGTGGCACAGCGCAGGCACCTACCGCACCGGCGATGGCCGTGGCGGTTCGGGTGCCGGCGCGCAGCGCTTCGCACCGCTCAACAGCTGGCCGGATAATGCTAACCTCGACAAGGCGCGCATGCTGCTGTGGCCCGTGAAGCAGAAATATGGCCGCAGCCTTTCCTGGGCGGATTTGATGGTGCTTGCCGGCAATTGCGCGCTGGAATCGATGGGCCTCAAAACCTTTGGTTTCGCGGGTGGGCGCGAGGATGTGTTCGAGCCCGAAGAGGATATTTACTGGGGCACGGAAGATACCTGGCTCGGCGACACGCGCTACACAGACGATCGCCAGCTGGAAAATCCACTGGCCGCCGTGCAAATGGGCCTGATTTACGTCAACCCCGAAGGGCCAAACGGCAAACCGGACCCGGTCGCTTCCGGCCGCGACATTCGCGAAACCTTCGGCCGCATGGCGATGGATGATGAAGAAACCGTCGCGCTGGTCGCGGGCGGGCACACATTCGGCAAATGCCACGGCGCGGCCGAGGCATCGCATGTCGGGCGGGAGCCCGAAGGGGCGAGCATCGTCGATCAGGGCCTCGGCTGGAACAGCACGTTCGAAACCGGCCACGGCGTCAACGCCATCACCAGCGGCATCGAAGGCCCGTGGACACCCAACCCCACGCAATGGGACAATGGCTATTTCGATGTGCTTTTCGGTTATGAGTGGGAGCTCACCACAAGCCCTGCAGGCGCGCACCAATGGCAGGCGAAAGGGTTGAAGCCGGAAGATCATGCCCCGCAGGTCGATAGCTCCGGTGCGCGGGTGAAACTGATGATGACCACCGCCGACATGGCGATGCGGATGGACCCAATTTATGAGCCCATTGCACGCCGTTTCCACAAGGATCCTGCCGCATTTGCCGATGCGTTCGCGCGGGCATGGTTCAAGCTGACCCACCGCGACATGGGGCCGCGCATCCGCTATCTCGGCCGCGAAGTACCCAAGGAAGTGCTGATCTGGCAGGACCCAATCCCTGCGGTGAACCACACGCTGGTAGATGACACTGATATCGCCACGCTCAAACAAACCGTGATGGCGTCCGGCCTGTCGGTTGCGGAACTGGTATCGACCGCCTGGGCTTCCGCCTCGACCTATCGTGGCACGGATATGCGCGGTGGCGCGAACGGCGCCCGCATTCGCCTTGCCCCACAAAAAGACTGGGAAGCAAACCAACCGCAGCAGCTGGCCAAGGTCCTAAGAACGCTTGAAGGCATTCAGACGGATTTCAACAGTAAGCAATCCGGCGATAAAAAGATCTCACTTGCCGACCTCATCGTGCTTGCAGGCGGCGCAGCCGTAGAGCAGGCGGCCAAAGACGGTGGGCACGCACTCACCGTTCCTTTCCGGCCCGGCCGCATGGATGCCTCGGCAGCGCAGACAGATGCCGCATCGTTCGATGTGCTTGAGCCGGTGGCGGATGGGTTCCGCAATTATCTTAAAGGCCATTACCGGTTGACCGCGGAAGAGCTGCTGCTCGACAAGGCGCAACTGCTCACCCTGTCCGCACCGGAGATGACGGTGCTGCTTGGCGGTATGCGCGTGCTCGGCACAAATGCGGCGGGTTCAAGGCATGGCGTATTCACCGACCGCATCGGTTCGCTTACCAATGATTTCTTCGCAAACCTGCTCAACATGAGCACGCAATGGAAAGCGACGTCAGCGGCGGAGGAAAGCTTCGAAGGGCATGACCGCAAAACAGGCAAACTGAAATGGACCGCCACGCGTGTCGATCTCATTTTTGGCTCAAACTCGCAGTTGCGCGCCTTGGCAGAAGTCTATGCCGCGGCCGATGCAAAGGAGAAATTCGCACGCGACTTCATCGCCGCGTGGGTCAAAGTCATGGAACTGGATCGCTTCGATCTGGATCCGCGATACGGCGCAAAACCCCTTAAGGTTTAG
- a CDS encoding DUF4173 domain-containing protein yields MHYANIQKRFSFKTSFKLASCAGLVALGDFLFFDVPVGWTLGLFGLVLLLAVRCHSNPMGRRRATDIATLATLGLSLALIEMPTVETLVLYSFSIMTLALLPKLSRLDDARMLARSLLRYLFRGWIRLLMDGLMISHVLKRLQKRNGRKRSFVRHWLLPCVMSGIFVLLFAKANPIITQWLDKIEWYGLMQYLSFSRICFATAIALSSWALIRPKFKHPLKKAPSELKTKQPFTLTALLFNERSITTSLLLFNGLFLVQNLMDVAFLWSGTALPEGMTYASYAHQGAYPLIATALLAAAFVLIALKPGSATEQVSVIRNLVFAWVGQNIFLVLSSIIRTVGYIEEYSLTYLRVAALIWMVLVALGLVLIIARIRLRKTNLWLINANSMAMVATLYLCCFINVGGFIAWHNVTHASEVTQHGTPLDVGYLTRSIGVEAIPALLWFEHHYPHSGKLHAVQDARQSLAAELDDSMNDWRRWNFREFRIARAIASPTYRY; encoded by the coding sequence ATGCACTACGCCAATATCCAGAAACGATTCTCGTTCAAAACATCTTTCAAGTTAGCCAGCTGTGCCGGGTTGGTCGCGCTTGGTGACTTTCTATTTTTCGATGTGCCGGTGGGATGGACGCTGGGTTTATTTGGCTTGGTCCTGTTGCTGGCTGTGCGGTGTCACAGCAACCCCATGGGGCGTCGCCGTGCGACGGATATAGCAACATTGGCCACACTCGGCCTGTCGCTCGCACTCATTGAAATGCCAACGGTTGAAACCCTCGTGCTTTATAGCTTCAGCATTATGACCCTTGCACTCTTGCCCAAGCTTTCCCGGCTCGATGATGCCCGGATGCTGGCGCGAAGCCTCCTGCGCTATCTGTTTAGGGGCTGGATCCGCCTGCTGATGGATGGGCTGATGATATCGCACGTTCTGAAGCGCTTACAAAAACGTAACGGCCGCAAGCGCTCTTTTGTGCGGCATTGGTTATTGCCATGCGTCATGTCGGGCATTTTTGTGCTGCTGTTTGCCAAAGCCAACCCCATTATTACCCAATGGTTGGATAAAATTGAGTGGTATGGGCTGATGCAATATCTGTCATTTTCGCGCATTTGCTTTGCCACAGCGATTGCACTGAGCAGCTGGGCGCTGATTCGTCCCAAATTCAAGCATCCCCTTAAAAAGGCACCTTCGGAGCTGAAAACAAAGCAGCCTTTCACGCTGACGGCGCTGCTTTTCAATGAGCGCTCGATCACAACCTCGTTGCTGCTTTTTAATGGCCTGTTTCTGGTGCAGAATCTCATGGATGTAGCGTTTCTGTGGAGCGGGACTGCTTTGCCTGAAGGCATGACCTATGCCAGCTACGCGCACCAAGGCGCCTACCCGCTCATTGCCACCGCCCTGCTCGCCGCTGCGTTTGTGCTGATTGCACTTAAGCCCGGCAGTGCCACGGAGCAGGTATCGGTTATCCGCAACCTGGTATTTGCTTGGGTGGGGCAGAATATCTTCCTGGTGCTTTCCTCTATTATACGTACCGTCGGCTACATCGAAGAATATTCCCTCACCTATCTTCGCGTCGCGGCGCTGATCTGGATGGTCTTGGTGGCATTGGGCCTGGTGCTCATTATTGCCCGCATCCGGCTACGCAAAACCAACCTCTGGCTCATCAATGCCAATAGCATGGCCATGGTTGCAACGCTTTACCTGTGCTGCTTCATCAACGTCGGTGGCTTCATCGCTTGGCATAACGTCACGCATGCAAGCGAAGTAACGCAACATGGTACACCGTTGGATGTTGGCTATCTCACGCGTTCCATCGGGGTGGAGGCCATTCCCGCCTTGCTATGGTTCGAGCATCACTATCCCCATAGCGGCAAGCTCCATGCCGTACAGGATGCACGTCAATCGCTGGCAGCGGAGCTGGATGATTCCATGAATGATTGGCGGCGTTGGAATTTCCGTGAGTTCCGCATTGCGCGAGCGATCGCATCCCCCACCTACCGTTACTAA
- a CDS encoding metal-dependent hydrolase: MFIAHMPAGYLLTRYIQRKTGNQSRHVMWFGLIASIFPDIDLLYFFLVDRRSTEHHHYVTHLPLAWLALGATAWLVMSILKERRYLIFLGVALANLMLHMVLDSIAATIYWLAPFSNVGVDLINVTAHYDWWVWSFVLHWTFMLEILIIIIALHVGTKPCKKTY; the protein is encoded by the coding sequence ATGTTTATCGCACATATGCCGGCAGGTTATTTGCTCACGCGCTACATCCAACGCAAAACGGGAAATCAGTCGCGCCATGTCATGTGGTTCGGCCTGATCGCCAGCATATTCCCGGATATTGACCTGCTCTATTTCTTTCTGGTCGACCGCCGCAGCACGGAACACCATCATTATGTGACGCATTTGCCCTTAGCATGGCTCGCGCTGGGGGCCACTGCATGGCTGGTGATGAGCATACTGAAAGAACGGCGTTACCTTATTTTCCTTGGCGTCGCCTTGGCAAATCTGATGCTGCATATGGTGCTGGATTCAATCGCTGCGACGATTTATTGGCTCGCCCCTTTCTCGAACGTGGGGGTGGATTTAATCAATGTTACCGCGCATTATGATTGGTGGGTGTGGAGTTTCGTCCTTCACTGGACTTTTATGCTGGAGATACTGATAATTATCATCGCACTTCATGTTGGGACCAAGCCATGCAAAAAAACATACTGA
- a CDS encoding response regulator transcription factor, whose protein sequence is MQKNILIVDDDPHIREVLQFALTKAGFGVEIATNGKEAVAAAQSRAFDCMVLDITMPEMDGLEACKQLRKTSEVPILFLSSRDEEIDRIIGLELGGDDYVTKPFSPRELVARVNAILKRTLAKPSATKQVLEKGALRIDTERYSALWRDKTIVLTATEFTLLATLLNHPDKVYSRDALMDGAYQNITVSDRTIDSHIRRIRQKFADAGAESIIETMHGIGYKLGPCQ, encoded by the coding sequence ATGCAAAAAAACATACTGATTGTCGATGATGATCCGCATATCCGCGAGGTGCTCCAATTCGCGCTGACGAAGGCAGGCTTTGGCGTGGAAATAGCGACGAATGGCAAGGAAGCCGTCGCCGCCGCCCAATCCCGCGCATTCGATTGCATGGTGCTGGATATCACCATGCCGGAGATGGACGGGCTTGAAGCGTGCAAACAGCTGCGAAAAACCTCGGAGGTTCCTATTCTTTTCCTCTCCTCGCGCGACGAGGAAATCGACCGGATCATCGGGCTGGAACTCGGTGGCGACGATTACGTCACCAAACCATTTAGCCCGCGCGAATTGGTGGCACGGGTGAATGCCATTCTTAAGCGCACGTTAGCAAAGCCGTCCGCCACCAAGCAAGTGCTTGAAAAAGGTGCCCTGCGCATTGATACCGAGCGCTATAGCGCCCTATGGCGGGATAAAACCATCGTGCTGACCGCAACGGAATTCACGCTGCTCGCCACCTTGCTGAACCACCCAGACAAGGTGTATAGCCGCGATGCGTTGATGGATGGTGCCTATCAGAATATCACGGTCAGTGACCGCACCATAGACAGCCATATCCGCCGCATTCGCCAAAAATTTGCCGATGCGGGAGCAGAGAGCATCATTGAAACCATGCATGGCATTGGCTATAAGCTTGGCCCATGCCAGTAG
- a CDS encoding ATP-binding protein has product MPVARAHPWRFRLRSILLWVHMLVLIVPLGSIYVFRLYENELVRETESELIAQGAYITAMYKQAIHPLINHLPAYGVPIAAKRKQKDDKYNIIAPTVDVASAPVYPPRPDALNDSLPPDPLAARTGKTIFPILDEATLTTLAGVRITDSHGIVVAGREETGMSLAHVEEVSEALQGQYSARLRQRISKHEDPALTSVSRGTGMRLFVALPIIDNDRVIGAVLLSRSPRSILKGLQDEQERMLFAAGIIIAITVLLALVTSYAISRPIHALIRQTQRIARGEKDVPPIAEPITQELALLSQNVARMADTIAERSDYIRNFAMHVSHEFKTPLTAIQGAIELIHEHGDSMKPEQLQKFLANITHDTDRLKILVSRLLELARADVMQANAEATDVGALLRHLQARYAERLSIGELREPLHAHVAQDVLETVCINLLENSLQHGATHIRMSAYALDGSITIDVIDNGAGISAGNSAKLFTPFFTTKREHGGTGLGLVISQALLRAFYSDLQCIHAPSGAHFRILLRMA; this is encoded by the coding sequence ATGCCAGTAGCGCGCGCCCATCCCTGGCGATTTCGGCTGCGCAGCATTTTGCTTTGGGTGCATATGCTGGTGCTCATTGTACCGCTGGGCAGTATCTATGTATTTCGGCTTTATGAAAACGAGCTGGTGCGTGAAACCGAATCGGAATTGATTGCCCAGGGCGCCTATATCACGGCCATGTACAAGCAGGCGATTCACCCGCTGATCAACCACCTGCCCGCTTATGGCGTGCCTATCGCCGCCAAGCGTAAGCAGAAAGACGACAAATACAACATTATTGCGCCAACCGTGGATGTGGCGAGCGCTCCTGTTTATCCGCCCCGTCCGGATGCGCTCAATGATTCGCTGCCGCCCGATCCCTTGGCCGCACGCACCGGAAAAACGATTTTTCCTATTTTGGATGAGGCGACCTTGACGACACTCGCGGGTGTGCGCATCACCGATTCCCACGGCATCGTCGTCGCCGGGCGCGAGGAAACCGGCATGTCGCTTGCCCATGTCGAAGAGGTTTCCGAAGCCTTACAAGGCCAGTATAGCGCCAGATTGCGTCAGCGAATTTCAAAACATGAAGACCCCGCATTAACCTCGGTTAGCCGTGGCACTGGCATGCGCTTGTTTGTGGCACTGCCGATTATCGATAACGATCGCGTGATTGGCGCAGTGCTTCTCTCACGCTCACCACGCTCGATCCTCAAGGGCTTGCAGGATGAACAGGAGCGCATGCTTTTTGCCGCAGGGATCATCATTGCGATCACCGTATTGCTAGCCCTGGTCACGTCCTATGCCATCAGCCGCCCTATTCACGCGCTGATCCGGCAAACACAACGCATTGCACGTGGCGAGAAAGATGTGCCGCCGATTGCAGAGCCGATCACCCAGGAGCTCGCGTTATTATCGCAAAATGTCGCACGTATGGCAGATACCATCGCTGAGCGCTCCGACTATATCCGCAATTTCGCGATGCATGTGTCGCATGAATTCAAAACGCCGCTCACCGCCATTCAAGGCGCTATCGAATTAATCCATGAGCATGGCGACTCCATGAAGCCGGAGCAGCTGCAGAAGTTCTTGGCCAATATAACCCACGATACGGATCGCCTGAAAATACTGGTATCACGACTGCTGGAGCTTGCCCGTGCCGATGTGATGCAGGCCAATGCAGAGGCAACCGATGTCGGCGCCTTATTGAGGCACTTGCAAGCGCGCTACGCAGAACGTCTGAGCATTGGAGAACTCCGGGAACCCTTGCACGCCCATGTCGCGCAGGATGTGCTGGAAACCGTCTGCATCAACCTCCTGGAAAATAGCCTTCAGCATGGTGCAACCCATATTCGCATGAGCGCTTATGCGTTGGACGGTAGCATTACCATCGATGTCATCGACAATGGTGCAGGCATTTCTGCGGGCAATAGTGCAAAACTCTTCACGCCGTTCTTTACAACAAAGCGCGAACACGGTGGAACGGGCCTCGGACTCGTGATATCGCAAGCGTTGCTTAGGGCGTTTTACAGCGATTTGCAATGTATCCACGCCCCCAGCGGCGCGCATTTCAGGATATTACTCCGCATGGCATAA
- a CDS encoding alpha/beta fold hydrolase, producing the protein MREGVIILHGIFRTHRSMRKLASFLEKSGFEVLNLGYPSTRHSIEAIADAITPRMAAFAESIPGKVHLVGYSMGGLVIRACLHRYKPQNLGRVVMIGTPNQGSEVADFLRDIKLYRLLYGPAGQQLVTDQSGFVHHFGAVDYEVGVIAGNRPVDFISSRIIGKANDGKVSIDSTRLTGMKDHVIVPSSHTFFPGNRHMCRQALAFLQHGKFEQ; encoded by the coding sequence ATGCGTGAGGGCGTCATCATTCTGCACGGTATTTTTCGTACGCATCGCAGCATGCGTAAACTGGCCAGTTTTCTTGAGAAGAGCGGGTTTGAAGTGCTCAATCTTGGCTACCCATCTACCCGGCATTCGATTGAAGCCATTGCCGATGCAATCACCCCGCGCATGGCTGCATTTGCTGAATCGATACCGGGCAAGGTGCATTTGGTGGGATATTCCATGGGCGGGCTGGTGATTCGCGCCTGTCTGCACCGCTATAAACCGCAGAATCTGGGACGCGTCGTCATGATCGGCACGCCCAATCAGGGTAGCGAAGTGGCCGATTTCCTTCGAGACATAAAACTCTACCGTCTGCTTTATGGACCGGCCGGCCAGCAGCTGGTTACCGACCAATCCGGCTTCGTCCATCACTTCGGTGCAGTGGATTACGAGGTTGGCGTGATCGCAGGCAATCGCCCGGTCGATTTCATTTCCTCACGCATCATCGGCAAAGCGAACGATGGCAAAGTATCCATCGACAGCACCAGGCTTACGGGCATGAAAGATCATGTGATTGTGCCAAGCTCGCACACATTCTTTCCCGGAAACCGACACATGTGTCGGCAGGCGTTGGCATTTTTGCAGCATGGGAAATTTGAACAGTAG
- a CDS encoding TetR/AcrR family transcriptional regulator produces the protein MARRYDHSREDLQEMAIQAGRSIIQSQGFGKFSARQVAAEIGYTVGTVYNLFGSHDNLILHINARTLDTWFEDLQHTFAARKRPPSFEGLALYYIDYSAAHYNEWMALFEHSLPPDTPMPEWYIPKMRRFFELLEGMVLPYVKNNRRKARRAARVLWAGIHGICMLSLSRKLDLIDSESAKTLAKSFVENYLRGLQHA, from the coding sequence ATGGCCCGCCGTTACGATCACAGTAGGGAAGACTTGCAGGAAATGGCAATTCAGGCAGGACGATCTATTATTCAATCTCAAGGGTTTGGCAAATTCAGTGCCCGCCAGGTGGCGGCGGAAATTGGGTATACGGTGGGCACGGTCTATAACCTGTTTGGCAGCCATGATAACCTGATCCTGCATATCAACGCCCGGACCCTGGATACATGGTTTGAAGACCTGCAGCACACGTTCGCGGCACGTAAAAGACCCCCCTCGTTTGAAGGCCTGGCGCTTTACTATATCGACTACAGTGCCGCCCATTATAATGAATGGATGGCGCTCTTTGAACATAGCCTGCCACCCGATACCCCGATGCCTGAGTGGTATATCCCCAAAATGCGGCGGTTCTTTGAATTGCTTGAAGGCATGGTATTGCCCTACGTGAAGAACAATCGTCGCAAAGCCAGACGGGCAGCACGGGTTTTATGGGCGGGCATTCACGGTATCTGCATGCTTTCCCTTTCACGCAAATTGGACCTGATCGATTCCGAATCGGCAAAGACATTGGCTAAATCCTTTGTCGAAAATTACCTGCGAGGGTTGCAGCATGCGTGA
- a CDS encoding DUF2339 domain-containing protein produces the protein MWLLGLSIGGFIFFTAIILPWVSRNRIQDTQAQLAAMKKQLQELFAFLEKTGVNLPPEITSPPKIWPWQQQASASSVPASAADTPSASISFITTPEPSTPDREPGVAPQKPALPSISFEQQFGAQLPVWIGGVALALAGLFLVKYSIEMGLLSPTVRVVLGMIFGGGLLCAADWVRKRPNFANGTRIAQALCGAGIADLYVCLFAATNLYDLIPASVGFTGMAAVTAAAVWLSLRHGMAVAVLGLVGGFLTPALVGSHNPQAPILFLYLYFVLTGFMAVSRKKGWWALAIPTVLSAFLWVCLWLFGSNFTPGDSIYLGLFLMAVSATVVASSKQQYNAERADITDRFKVTSALNYLSLGGALLLMGSMTIHAGFGVMEWVLFGMLSLGGIGLAYGNQKLYGLVPWISMAVNAVMLLTWYTADNGTLAMTIALFGAMYIASGYVLQSRSEKPLLWAGLTCAASLGYYLLGYTTLHATALFADIPSFWGILALGFAILGIYSIKNILAEVPADHPQKQQLLAMYAATGTAFLSLALTIELPREFLSVAFALQLLAIAWINAKIDVSALRVIAAILGCVFGFLLLPQIVLLIQLTAYSLIEAKLALQHGVPLVDWPLFQLGVPAACFVAASYMLRQGRDDRLVRGLEIAAIGLIAVMGYYLTRHAFHADENILFVTAGFIERGVITNTLFVYGITCLWVGRQYARQAVSLSGLALVGIALFRITYFDLIAYNPLWSAQTVGALPILNALLLTYGLPMLWTWRATQELPHLGKSAWVRYGQGCVLLLAFVLLSLSVRQLFHGTYLNGSETSNAEIYSYSVAWLLFGVGLLFYGTLRADKMIRIASLAVMILTVGKVFLYDASELEGLFRVFSFFGLGLSLLGLSWFYTRFVFGERDLFGGNK, from the coding sequence ATGTGGCTTTTGGGTCTTTCCATCGGTGGGTTCATTTTCTTCACCGCCATCATTCTGCCCTGGGTGAGCCGCAACCGCATACAGGATACGCAGGCACAGCTGGCTGCCATGAAAAAACAGCTGCAGGAGCTGTTCGCGTTTCTTGAAAAGACCGGCGTAAACCTGCCGCCTGAAATCACATCGCCACCGAAAATATGGCCGTGGCAGCAGCAGGCATCGGCATCCTCTGTTCCTGCGTCCGCAGCGGATACGCCATCCGCCAGCATTTCGTTTATCACCACCCCCGAACCTAGCACCCCCGACCGCGAGCCGGGTGTTGCCCCTCAAAAACCAGCCCTCCCCTCTATCAGTTTCGAGCAACAATTCGGTGCGCAGCTGCCCGTGTGGATTGGTGGCGTCGCATTGGCGCTAGCGGGCCTTTTCCTCGTCAAGTATTCCATTGAAATGGGACTGCTTAGCCCCACCGTGCGCGTGGTGCTGGGTATGATTTTTGGCGGCGGCTTGCTGTGTGCAGCCGATTGGGTACGCAAGCGCCCGAATTTTGCCAACGGCACACGCATCGCCCAGGCCCTGTGCGGCGCAGGCATTGCGGATTTGTATGTTTGCCTGTTCGCCGCCACCAATCTCTATGATTTAATTCCCGCTTCCGTCGGATTCACGGGCATGGCGGCCGTCACCGCCGCCGCCGTATGGCTTTCATTGCGCCACGGCATGGCCGTTGCGGTGCTCGGGCTGGTTGGTGGTTTCCTCACGCCCGCGCTCGTCGGTAGCCATAATCCGCAAGCGCCGATCTTGTTCCTCTACCTCTATTTTGTGCTCACCGGCTTCATGGCTGTCAGCCGCAAAAAGGGCTGGTGGGCGCTGGCAATTCCGACCGTGTTAAGTGCCTTCCTCTGGGTCTGTCTCTGGCTGTTCGGCAGCAATTTCACACCGGGGGATAGCATCTATCTCGGCCTCTTCCTCATGGCGGTGAGTGCCACCGTGGTTGCCAGCTCCAAACAGCAATATAACGCGGAGCGCGCGGATATCACCGACCGGTTCAAGGTCACCTCCGCGTTGAATTACCTGTCACTCGGCGGCGCGCTGTTGTTGATGGGCAGCATGACCATCCATGCCGGATTTGGCGTCATGGAATGGGTGCTGTTTGGCATGCTTTCGCTCGGCGGCATTGGCCTGGCCTATGGCAACCAGAAGCTTTACGGCCTCGTGCCGTGGATATCGATGGCGGTCAATGCCGTGATGCTCCTCACATGGTATACGGCGGATAACGGCACCCTCGCCATGACCATCGCCCTCTTTGGCGCCATGTATATTGCCAGCGGTTACGTGCTGCAATCGCGCAGTGAAAAGCCCCTGTTATGGGCAGGGCTGACCTGCGCTGCGAGCCTCGGCTACTACCTGCTCGGCTATACCACATTACACGCCACGGCGCTGTTTGCTGATATCCCCTCTTTCTGGGGCATCTTGGCACTGGGCTTTGCAATTCTGGGCATATACAGCATCAAAAACATACTGGCCGAGGTGCCGGCCGATCATCCGCAGAAGCAACAGCTGCTCGCCATGTATGCGGCGACCGGCACCGCGTTTCTCTCGCTGGCATTAACGATCGAATTGCCGCGCGAGTTCTTATCCGTTGCGTTTGCGCTCCAGTTACTGGCAATTGCGTGGATTAACGCCAAAATCGATGTCAGCGCCCTGCGCGTTATCGCCGCCATTCTCGGCTGCGTATTCGGGTTCCTGCTGCTGCCGCAGATAGTGCTGCTGATTCAGCTGACGGCCTACAGCCTCATCGAAGCGAAGCTGGCCTTGCAACACGGCGTTCCACTGGTGGATTGGCCCCTCTTCCAGCTTGGCGTACCGGCGGCGTGCTTTGTCGCAGCAAGCTATATGTTGCGCCAAGGCAGGGATGATCGGCTGGTACGCGGTCTGGAAATTGCCGCCATCGGATTGATTGCCGTGATGGGCTATTATCTCACGCGCCATGCCTTCCATGCCGATGAAAACATTCTGTTCGTCACTGCGGGATTCATCGAGCGCGGGGTCATCACCAACACCCTCTTCGTATACGGTATCACCTGCCTATGGGTGGGCCGGCAGTATGCACGCCAGGCGGTGTCGCTCAGTGGGCTCGCGCTCGTTGGCATCGCTCTATTCCGCATCACCTATTTCGACCTGATCGCCTATAACCCGCTGTGGTCGGCGCAAACCGTGGGTGCATTGCCTATCCTCAACGCCCTGCTGCTCACCTATGGCCTGCCGATGCTGTGGACATGGCGCGCCACTCAGGAACTGCCGCATCTGGGTAAATCCGCTTGGGTGCGCTATGGGCAAGGATGCGTGTTGTTACTGGCTTTCGTGCTGCTCTCGCTAAGCGTCCGCCAGCTCTTCCATGGCACGTATTTGAACGGCAGCGAAACCAGCAATGCCGAAATCTACAGCTACTCCGTCGCATGGCTGCTGTTCGGTGTCGGCTTGCTCTTCTATGGCACCCTGCGCGCCGATAAAATGATCCGCATTGCCTCACTGGCGGTGATGATCCTCACCGTCGGCAAAGTGTTCCTTTATGACGCCTCCGAGCTTGAGGGGCTGTTCCGTGTCTTCTCCTTCTTCGGCCTCGGCCTTAGCCTGCTTGGGCTTAGCTGGTTCTACACCCGGTTCGTATTCGGCGAGCGCGACCTATTCGGAGGCAATAAATGA
- a CDS encoding diacylglycerol kinase, giving the protein MIPQKATGLPRIINAFGYSYDGLKAAYASEAAFRQELVLLAVGITAACLLDVSALARAVMIGSLLLVLLVEIINTAIEATIERISADQHPLSKKAKDLGSAAVLVSLVHAAVIWAVILVG; this is encoded by the coding sequence ATGATCCCGCAAAAAGCCACCGGCCTCCCCCGCATCATCAACGCCTTCGGCTATTCCTATGATGGCCTGAAAGCCGCCTATGCATCCGAAGCCGCCTTCCGGCAGGAGCTGGTGCTGCTCGCCGTGGGCATTACCGCCGCATGCCTGCTCGATGTGAGCGCGCTTGCCCGCGCCGTCATGATCGGCAGCCTGCTGCTCGTGCTGCTGGTCGAGATTATCAACACCGCCATCGAAGCCACCATCGAGCGCATCTCCGCCGATCAACACCCCCTCTCCAAAAAAGCGAAAGACCTCGGCAGCGCAGCCGTGCTCGTTTCGCTGGTTCACGCCGCCGTCATCTGGGCGGTTATTTTGGTTGGTTAG